From Streptomyces yatensis, one genomic window encodes:
- a CDS encoding bi-domain-containing oxidoreductase, with the protein MKQVVQNYKTGELAVLDVPVPGCKPGGVLVRSAYSLISTGTELMKVSEAGMSMLGKARSRPDQVAKVMQSVATNGVPATYRKVMGKLDSYTPLGYSLCGVVEEVGAGIDDVKVGDLVACAGNEHALHAELNWVPKNLYAPVPDGLAPRHAAFGTVGSIAMQGVRQGESRLGEVALVIGLGLIGQLAVQLLAASGVRVVGADPDPARCELATGLGAAACGDPASTTVEAAVAELTGGHGVDQVYLAAGGGSNQPVELAARLCRDRGRVVDIGKCRLDLPWNAYYEKELDVRFSRSYGPGRYDPEYELEGRDYPIGYVRWTERRNLACFLDLLARGSVDVEPLVSHVADFDDAVETYQRLKDGGLKAVTVLFRYPGHPGRAVETGEAAAPAVAVPAVRPRGGGASAPARAVPTPVRLAFVGAGNYATSMLLPHLAPRDGVVLSTVVTTTALSAANAQRKFGFAEATTDLDAVLGDPSIDAVFVVTRHSSHAELTRRALLAGKPVFVEKPLALTEDELAGVLAAVEESGNDRLQVGFNRRFAPLLQEARKRFGARTGPANLRYLVNAGRLAHGSWYLQQGTEGSRFAGEGGHFIDTASWLLDSDPVSVYAVATSGHEDLQVVLGYPDGSAATISYVTSGPADFPKETLDLVADGKALRLDDFVRATVHDGGRKRWISSRLPRARDKGQSAELAAFIKAVRTGGPMPVPLESLVATTAATLAVRTGLAGGAPVTLARAR; encoded by the coding sequence GTGAAACAGGTTGTGCAGAACTACAAGACCGGCGAGCTGGCCGTGCTCGACGTGCCGGTGCCGGGGTGCAAGCCCGGCGGTGTGCTGGTGCGCAGCGCCTACTCGCTGATCTCCACCGGGACCGAGCTCATGAAGGTGTCCGAGGCCGGCATGTCGATGCTGGGCAAGGCCCGCTCCCGGCCCGACCAGGTGGCCAAGGTCATGCAGAGCGTGGCCACCAACGGGGTGCCCGCCACCTACCGCAAGGTGATGGGCAAGCTGGACTCCTACACCCCGCTGGGCTACTCGCTGTGCGGGGTGGTCGAGGAGGTCGGCGCCGGGATCGACGATGTGAAGGTCGGCGACCTGGTGGCCTGCGCCGGCAACGAGCACGCGCTGCACGCCGAGTTGAACTGGGTGCCGAAGAACCTCTACGCACCGGTGCCGGACGGCCTCGCGCCGCGGCACGCTGCCTTCGGCACCGTCGGGTCGATCGCGATGCAGGGCGTCCGCCAGGGCGAGTCCCGGCTCGGCGAAGTGGCGCTGGTCATCGGCCTCGGCCTGATCGGGCAGCTGGCGGTGCAGCTCCTCGCCGCCTCGGGCGTCCGCGTCGTCGGGGCCGACCCCGACCCGGCGCGCTGCGAGCTGGCCACCGGCCTGGGCGCCGCGGCCTGCGGCGATCCCGCGTCCACGACCGTGGAGGCGGCCGTCGCCGAACTCACCGGCGGGCACGGCGTGGATCAGGTGTATCTGGCCGCCGGCGGCGGCAGCAACCAGCCCGTCGAGCTGGCCGCCCGGCTCTGCCGGGACCGCGGCCGGGTCGTCGACATCGGCAAGTGCCGCCTGGACCTCCCGTGGAACGCGTACTACGAGAAGGAGCTCGACGTCCGGTTCTCCCGCAGTTACGGCCCCGGTCGCTACGACCCGGAGTACGAGCTGGAGGGGCGGGACTACCCGATCGGCTATGTGCGCTGGACCGAGCGCCGCAACCTGGCGTGCTTCCTCGATCTCCTCGCCCGCGGCAGCGTCGACGTGGAGCCGTTGGTCTCCCACGTCGCCGACTTCGACGACGCCGTCGAGACGTACCAGCGCCTGAAGGACGGCGGCCTGAAGGCCGTGACCGTGCTGTTCCGGTATCCCGGGCACCCCGGCCGAGCGGTGGAAACGGGGGAAGCGGCGGCCCCGGCGGTGGCCGTGCCCGCGGTGCGGCCGCGCGGCGGTGGAGCGTCCGCCCCGGCCCGGGCCGTCCCGACGCCGGTGCGCCTCGCCTTCGTCGGCGCGGGGAACTACGCGACGTCGATGCTGCTGCCGCACCTGGCGCCGCGCGACGGAGTCGTGTTGTCGACCGTCGTCACCACGACGGCGCTGTCCGCGGCCAACGCGCAGCGGAAGTTCGGCTTCGCCGAGGCGACCACCGATCTCGACGCCGTGCTCGGCGACCCGTCCATCGACGCGGTGTTCGTGGTCACCCGGCACAGCTCGCACGCCGAACTGACCCGCAGGGCACTGCTGGCCGGCAAGCCCGTCTTCGTGGAGAAGCCCCTGGCCCTCACCGAGGACGAACTGGCCGGGGTGCTCGCGGCGGTGGAGGAGTCCGGCAACGACCGGCTGCAGGTGGGCTTCAATCGCCGGTTCGCGCCGCTGCTGCAGGAGGCCAGGAAGCGGTTCGGCGCCCGGACCGGTCCGGCGAACCTCCGCTACCTGGTCAACGCGGGCCGTCTCGCGCACGGCAGCTGGTACCTCCAGCAGGGCACCGAGGGCTCGCGGTTCGCCGGCGAGGGCGGACACTTCATCGACACGGCGAGCTGGCTGCTGGATTCCGACCCGGTCTCGGTGTACGCGGTCGCCACGTCCGGCCACGAGGACCTGCAGGTCGTGCTCGGCTACCCGGACGGGTCCGCCGCCACCATCAGCTACGTCACCAGCGGCCCGGCCGACTTCCCCAAGGAGACGCTGGACCTGGTCGCCGACGGCAAGGCGCTGCGGCTCGACGACTTCGTCCGGGCCACTGTCCACGACGGCGGCCGCAAGCGGTGGATCAGTTCGCGGCTGCCCAGGGCCCGGGACAAGGGCCAGAGCGCCGAACTGGCCGCGTTCATCAAGGCCGTGCGGACCGGCGGGCCGATGCCGGTGCCGCTGGAGTCGCTCGTCGCCACCACGGCGGCCACCCTCGCCGTGCGGACCGGCCTGGCCGGCGGTGCGCCGGTGACGTTGGCGAGGGCGCGATGA
- the asnB gene encoding asparagine synthase (glutamine-hydrolyzing): MCGIAGTYRWPDGKVVTDRLTETLAHRGPDGAGRYGHRAGDGEVHLGHRRLAIIDLSETGAQPMVSDGLALTYNGELYNAPELRAELTAAGARFRGTSDTEVLLEAWRRWGTGCLPRLRGMFAFGIFDERTGELVLARDQLGIKPLFLLRRGAGLVFASELKALAAATGGSLEVDHAALVASLLYYWVPDSRCAFREAEKLPPGSWLRLRPDGRVESGRFWDLKDVAAEGRERARAGELPDVAAVVEESTRRHLLSDVPVATFLSGGLDSSYLTALAARDRPGISAYTIGFRAEDARFEAMPDDLRHARRVAERFGVDLREIEIAPNVLDLLPEMTYHLDEPIGDPAAINTFLICSAAREAGVKVMLSGMGADELFAGYRKHLANLLALRYQRVPRPLRRGVSGVVDRLPVATSRRGYRSVRFAKRFLSFADLPEETAFRRSYTLYDQDELLALIDPDLAGTVEDVLTEHADIYRDNDLDDFVNRMCLGDARMFLPGLNLTYTDRSSMAASTEVRVPYVDVEVVRAAFAVPGNRKIVGRQGKAVLKEAATSILPREIVYRPKGLFSAPLRAWMSRDLAPLVREVVNDGVLVRSGFLRRDALARMVAEDAAGQRDFSKHLWHVLTLEYWYRDATSGSGQSTRLTA, from the coding sequence ATGTGTGGCATCGCAGGCACATACCGATGGCCGGACGGGAAGGTCGTGACCGACCGGCTCACCGAGACCCTCGCCCACCGCGGGCCGGACGGGGCGGGCCGGTACGGCCACCGCGCCGGTGACGGCGAAGTGCACCTCGGGCACCGCCGGCTGGCCATCATCGACCTGTCCGAGACCGGCGCCCAGCCGATGGTCTCCGACGGCCTCGCCCTCACCTACAACGGCGAGCTGTACAACGCGCCCGAGCTGCGTGCCGAGCTGACAGCCGCCGGGGCGCGCTTCCGCGGCACCTCCGACACCGAGGTGCTGCTCGAGGCCTGGCGGCGCTGGGGCACGGGCTGCCTGCCCCGGCTGCGCGGCATGTTCGCGTTCGGGATCTTCGACGAGCGCACCGGTGAACTGGTGCTCGCCCGCGACCAGTTGGGCATCAAGCCGCTGTTCCTGCTCCGGCGCGGTGCGGGTCTGGTGTTCGCCTCCGAGCTCAAGGCACTCGCCGCCGCCACCGGCGGATCGCTGGAGGTGGACCATGCGGCGCTGGTGGCCTCACTGCTGTACTACTGGGTGCCGGACTCACGGTGCGCGTTCCGCGAGGCGGAGAAGCTGCCGCCGGGGAGCTGGCTGCGCTTGCGGCCCGACGGCCGGGTGGAGAGCGGCCGGTTCTGGGACCTGAAGGACGTCGCCGCCGAGGGGCGGGAGCGGGCCCGGGCCGGCGAGCTGCCGGATGTCGCCGCCGTCGTCGAGGAGTCGACCCGGCGCCACCTGCTCTCCGACGTACCCGTGGCAACCTTCCTCTCCGGTGGTCTGGACTCCAGCTATCTGACCGCGCTGGCCGCCCGCGACCGGCCCGGGATCTCGGCGTACACGATCGGATTCCGCGCCGAGGACGCCAGGTTCGAGGCGATGCCGGACGACCTGCGCCATGCCCGGCGGGTGGCCGAGCGGTTCGGCGTCGACCTGCGCGAGATCGAGATCGCGCCGAACGTGCTCGACCTGCTGCCGGAGATGACGTACCACCTGGACGAGCCGATCGGCGACCCCGCCGCGATCAACACCTTCCTGATCTGCTCGGCCGCCCGGGAGGCCGGGGTCAAGGTGATGCTCTCGGGGATGGGTGCCGACGAGCTGTTCGCCGGGTACCGCAAGCACCTGGCCAACCTGCTCGCGCTGCGCTACCAGCGCGTCCCGCGGCCCCTGCGGCGCGGGGTGTCCGGGGTCGTGGACCGGCTGCCGGTCGCCACCTCCCGCCGGGGGTACCGGTCGGTGCGCTTCGCGAAGCGGTTCCTCTCCTTCGCCGATCTGCCGGAGGAGACCGCGTTCCGGCGCAGCTACACCCTGTACGACCAGGACGAGCTGCTCGCGCTGATCGACCCGGACCTGGCCGGGACGGTCGAGGACGTGCTGACCGAACACGCCGACATCTACCGGGACAACGACCTCGACGACTTCGTCAACCGGATGTGTCTGGGCGACGCCCGGATGTTCCTGCCGGGCCTGAACCTCACGTACACCGACCGCTCCAGCATGGCCGCGTCGACCGAGGTGCGGGTGCCGTACGTGGACGTCGAGGTGGTCAGGGCGGCGTTCGCCGTGCCCGGCAATCGCAAGATCGTCGGACGGCAGGGCAAGGCCGTCCTCAAGGAGGCGGCCACCTCGATCCTGCCCCGGGAGATCGTCTACCGGCCCAAGGGCCTGTTCAGCGCCCCGCTGCGGGCCTGGATGAGCCGGGATCTGGCACCGCTGGTGCGCGAGGTGGTCAACGACGGGGTGCTGGTCCGTTCCGGGTTTCTGCGCCGCGACGCGCTGGCGCGGATGGTCGCCGAGGACGCCGCCGGACAGCGGGACTTCTCCAAACATCTGTGGCATGTGCTGACCCTCGAGTACTGGTATCGCGACGCGACCTCTGGGTCCGGCCAGAGCACTCGGTTGACGGCTTAG
- a CDS encoding Wzz/FepE/Etk N-terminal domain-containing protein translates to MTTSKTSESSASAPLLDLQALVVAVRRRRRLWCALALLGLLAGAAMAVLLPPPPTAVTKVLVAHKEDQPNDTGTLIRTDVALLQTTRIADKALRSLKSTEKPEDFMQDYRGAGLTNNLLQITVSGDSDAQAVARAKALADAFVADHVRRMRETAKAEAQALLDQRDRMRDELTRVNEEIGDRSPESDPKASAGIESLFARRAELNSRIAEFDQRAAEARTGTPKVVSGTQIVDAPRAVRYSLPKAAVTDAAIGLVLGLVLGLALAAVGTVVADRPVLRREIAANLGASVIAELPRRSGGLWRRRRTRAARTRLTTSLARTVRECAEPVSLLELGCARGTSAIALDVARALAADGPVVIVDGLPGRQLADRRPKPGDPAVVGGERAAAVPDQELRLGVGSVAPGTAWTDLQYLGTRTVLVVRAGHGSAAWLHTVARQLADQSIPVIGVVLIDPDPRDRTDGTLWDGLHIALRGHGERPARQNVKGRLRTDRLPMWAARVPDSDQEAR, encoded by the coding sequence GTGACGACGAGCAAGACGTCGGAGTCGTCGGCCTCCGCTCCGCTGCTGGACCTGCAGGCGCTGGTGGTGGCGGTGCGCAGGCGCCGTCGCCTCTGGTGCGCCCTGGCGCTGCTGGGACTGCTGGCCGGCGCGGCGATGGCGGTCCTGCTGCCGCCACCGCCGACCGCGGTGACCAAGGTGCTGGTCGCGCACAAGGAGGACCAGCCGAACGACACCGGAACGCTGATCCGCACCGATGTGGCACTGCTGCAGACCACGCGGATCGCCGACAAGGCCCTGCGCTCCCTCAAGTCCACGGAAAAACCTGAGGACTTCATGCAGGACTACCGGGGTGCCGGCCTGACCAACAACCTGCTGCAGATCACGGTGTCAGGCGACAGCGACGCGCAGGCGGTGGCCCGCGCCAAGGCGCTGGCCGACGCGTTCGTCGCGGACCATGTGCGGCGGATGCGGGAAACCGCGAAGGCCGAAGCCCAGGCCCTGCTCGACCAGCGTGACCGCATGCGGGACGAACTCACCCGGGTCAACGAGGAGATCGGAGATCGATCGCCGGAGAGCGATCCCAAGGCGTCGGCGGGCATCGAGTCGCTCTTCGCCCGCCGCGCCGAGCTCAACTCGCGGATCGCCGAATTCGACCAGCGCGCCGCGGAGGCGCGCACCGGCACGCCCAAGGTCGTCTCCGGCACGCAGATCGTGGACGCCCCGCGCGCGGTGCGGTACTCCCTGCCCAAGGCCGCCGTCACCGACGCCGCGATCGGTCTCGTCCTCGGGCTCGTCCTCGGGCTAGCGCTGGCCGCGGTCGGCACGGTGGTGGCCGACCGCCCCGTGCTGCGCCGGGAGATCGCGGCGAACCTCGGTGCCTCGGTCATCGCGGAGCTGCCCCGCCGGTCGGGCGGGCTGTGGCGGCGCCGACGCACCCGGGCGGCACGGACCAGGCTCACCACGTCCCTGGCCCGCACCGTGCGCGAGTGTGCGGAACCGGTGTCGCTGCTGGAACTGGGCTGTGCGCGCGGCACGAGCGCGATCGCCCTGGACGTCGCCCGGGCACTGGCGGCGGACGGCCCGGTGGTCATCGTCGACGGGCTGCCCGGCCGGCAGCTCGCGGACCGCCGTCCGAAGCCGGGAGACCCGGCCGTGGTCGGCGGCGAGCGGGCCGCGGCCGTGCCGGATCAGGAGCTTCGGCTCGGAGTCGGCTCGGTCGCGCCCGGCACGGCGTGGACCGACCTCCAGTACCTCGGCACCCGGACCGTGCTCGTGGTGCGTGCCGGGCACGGCAGCGCCGCATGGCTGCACACCGTGGCGCGGCAGCTCGCGGACCAGAGCATTCCGGTGATCGGTGTGGTGTTGATCGACCCCGATCCGCGGGACCGGACCGACGGCACGTTATGGGACGGGCTGCACATCGCGCTGCGGGGCCATGGCGAGCGACCGGCCCGGCAGAACGTGAAGGGCCGGTTACGGACGGACCGGCTGCCGATGTGGGCCGCACGGGTCCCGGACAGCGACCAGGAGGCGCGGTAG
- a CDS encoding Wzz/FepE/Etk N-terminal domain-containing protein, translating to MSDDTIRLVTIGRMLRRRWRLLTVVAVLGAVVGYGTSLLFPPRYTTSASVLLPGQWEERELLTQAEIATSSVVVDRAASTLGWPGVSGGELRDRVSAKAADGNIIKISGTADTPERARQLSDQVAQQFITFAARLAGDNTDPESAAGPEDLRKMVTQTNRRITDLAEAADPGRTVESVQARTELAKLRTALQEAVKKLDEADPTTNRANMVVMGPAARPTGEAAPTRTQFIVAGALLFFLIAVIGHLAAARASRRPRTAPEIAAALGSTLLGTVDVPGERGAHRPEGRGPRSRIRRLLGLDIRWDLPTPRTSGDEASRQLRYRRVCAHLRDQLPGPRRLLVVVPEGDEVARRAAGQLVAEAEGDPSPASSSRAYPMLRVVGISVSQPMVPDRGTESGALVVLSAGSRTAEELADVAEACADAGHEVVGTVVVGTVRARPARSAGPPRDAATPALTVRGHAPGGSV from the coding sequence TTGAGCGATGACACGATACGCCTGGTCACGATCGGGCGGATGCTCCGTCGGCGCTGGCGGCTGCTCACTGTCGTCGCCGTGCTGGGTGCGGTGGTCGGCTACGGCACCTCGTTGCTGTTTCCGCCGCGGTACACGACGTCGGCATCGGTACTGCTGCCGGGGCAGTGGGAGGAGCGCGAGCTGCTGACCCAGGCGGAGATCGCGACCAGTTCGGTGGTGGTCGACCGCGCGGCCTCCACGCTCGGCTGGCCCGGGGTCAGCGGCGGCGAGCTGCGGGATCGGGTGAGCGCCAAGGCCGCCGACGGGAACATCATCAAGATCTCGGGTACGGCCGACACCCCGGAACGCGCGCGGCAGCTCTCGGACCAGGTGGCCCAGCAATTCATCACCTTCGCCGCGCGGCTCGCGGGCGACAACACCGACCCCGAATCGGCGGCCGGGCCCGAGGACTTGCGGAAGATGGTGACGCAGACCAACCGCCGCATCACCGACCTGGCCGAGGCGGCCGATCCGGGGCGGACCGTGGAGAGCGTGCAGGCCCGCACCGAGCTCGCGAAGCTGCGTACCGCGCTGCAGGAGGCCGTGAAAAAGCTGGACGAGGCCGACCCGACGACCAACCGGGCCAATATGGTCGTCATGGGGCCGGCGGCCCGGCCGACCGGCGAGGCCGCGCCGACCAGGACGCAGTTCATCGTCGCCGGGGCGCTGCTGTTCTTCCTGATCGCGGTCATCGGCCATCTCGCCGCCGCACGGGCGAGCCGCCGGCCGCGCACCGCACCGGAGATCGCCGCGGCGCTGGGCTCCACGCTGCTGGGCACCGTCGACGTACCTGGTGAACGGGGAGCGCACCGGCCGGAAGGCCGTGGCCCGCGGTCCCGGATCCGCCGGCTGCTGGGCCTCGACATCCGGTGGGACCTGCCGACCCCGCGGACGTCCGGTGACGAGGCGAGCAGGCAGCTCCGCTACCGGCGGGTGTGCGCCCACCTCCGGGACCAACTGCCGGGCCCCCGGCGGCTGCTGGTTGTCGTACCCGAAGGCGACGAGGTCGCCCGCCGGGCCGCCGGGCAGCTCGTCGCCGAGGCCGAGGGCGATCCTTCCCCGGCCTCGTCGAGCAGGGCATACCCCATGCTGCGGGTGGTGGGGATCTCGGTATCCCAGCCGATGGTGCCGGACCGCGGCACCGAGTCCGGTGCCCTGGTCGTGCTCAGCGCGGGCAGCCGGACCGCGGAGGAGCTCGCCGACGTCGCCGAGGCGTGTGCGGACGCGGGGCACGAGGTCGTCGGCACCGTCGTCGTCGGCACCGTCCGGGCCCGTCCGGCACGGTCCGCCGGCCCTCCCCGGGATGCCGCCACGCCGGCGCTCACGGTCCGCGGCCACGCGCCGGGAGGTTCGGTGTGA
- a CDS encoding glycosyltransferase family 4 protein yields MLGDTTGGGALKRRALILVENLSVPFDRRVWQECTTLRDAGWEVHVICPRGEKRDTEPEAEIDGVRIHRYPLRAATGGPAGYLREYGSALWHTARLARKVGPVHVVHACNPPDLLFLAARWLKRRGARFVFDQHDLVPELYLSRFDRGEDLLYRAVCALERRTYRAADIVLATNESYRDVALRRGGRRPEDVFVVRSAPQVERFQPVPPEPELKRGKPHLLCYLGVMGPQDGVDYALRALAKLRDELGRTDWHAVFIGAGDAFEAMVDLSRQLGLSEQVRFTGRIPDADLVRYLSTADVCLSPDPRNPLNDVSTMNKVLEYMAMGRPIVSFDLKEARVSAGNAAVYAPANDEAAFAGLIALLLDDPERRARMGKIGQERIGGPLSWRNSQASLLAAYAAACRDRTPVSAGSPARPGKRPHR; encoded by the coding sequence TTGCTTGGTGACACGACCGGCGGTGGCGCGCTGAAGCGGCGCGCGCTGATCCTGGTGGAGAACCTGTCGGTGCCGTTCGACCGGCGGGTGTGGCAGGAGTGCACGACGCTGCGCGACGCGGGCTGGGAGGTGCACGTCATCTGCCCCCGGGGGGAGAAGCGGGACACCGAGCCCGAGGCGGAGATCGACGGGGTGCGGATCCACCGCTACCCGTTGCGCGCGGCCACCGGAGGACCGGCCGGGTATCTGCGGGAGTACGGATCCGCGCTGTGGCATACGGCCCGGCTGGCCCGCAAGGTCGGCCCGGTGCACGTGGTCCACGCCTGCAACCCGCCCGATCTGCTGTTCCTGGCGGCGCGGTGGCTGAAGCGGCGCGGTGCGCGGTTCGTCTTCGACCAGCACGACCTGGTACCCGAGCTGTACCTCTCCCGGTTCGACCGCGGCGAAGACCTGCTCTACCGCGCCGTGTGCGCGCTGGAACGGCGGACCTACCGGGCCGCGGACATCGTGCTCGCCACGAACGAGAGCTACCGGGACGTCGCGCTGCGCCGTGGCGGCCGGAGGCCGGAGGACGTCTTCGTCGTGCGCAGCGCGCCCCAGGTCGAGCGGTTCCAACCGGTCCCGCCCGAGCCGGAGTTGAAGCGCGGCAAGCCTCATCTGCTGTGCTACCTCGGCGTCATGGGCCCTCAGGACGGCGTCGACTACGCCTTGCGGGCCCTGGCGAAGCTGCGCGACGAACTCGGCCGGACCGACTGGCATGCGGTGTTCATCGGCGCCGGCGACGCCTTCGAGGCGATGGTGGACCTGTCCCGGCAGCTCGGGCTCTCCGAGCAGGTGCGGTTCACCGGACGCATCCCGGACGCCGACCTGGTGCGCTATCTGTCCACCGCGGACGTGTGCCTCTCCCCCGACCCGCGCAATCCGCTCAACGACGTGTCGACCATGAACAAGGTCCTGGAATACATGGCGATGGGCCGGCCGATCGTCTCCTTCGACCTGAAGGAGGCGCGCGTCTCCGCCGGTAACGCCGCCGTCTACGCGCCCGCCAACGACGAGGCCGCGTTCGCGGGGCTCATCGCGCTGCTCCTCGACGATCCGGAGAGGCGGGCCCGGATGGGCAAGATCGGCCAGGAGCGGATCGGCGGGCCGCTCTCCTGGCGGAACTCCCAGGCGTCGCTGCTCGCCGCCTACGCCGCCGCCTGCCGCGACCGCACCCCGGTGTCGGCGGGCTCCCCGGCGCGGCCAGGGAAGAGGCCGCACCGTTGA
- a CDS encoding nucleotide sugar dehydrogenase, with amino-acid sequence MRVSVFGLGYVGCVSAACLAGMGHEVIGVDVNQVKVDLVNDGKAPVVEERIGELIAEVVRTGALRATGDVREAIRNSEVSLVCVGTPSEPNGSLCTTYLERVTEQIGAALAEGAGQGGRRTVVFRSTMLPGTCLNLLVPILEKNVGGTAGVDFGVAVNPEFLREGTSVRDFFDPPKTVIGELDPASGDAVAALYDGVPGEVFRVPVPTAEAIKYADNAFHGLKIGFANELGAVCQALGVDSHQVMDVFLADRKLNISPAYLRPGFAFGGSCLPKDLRSLVYAAQRADVSVPILAHVLPSNSDHLQRAVDLVERTGKRRIGMFGLSFKPGTDDLRESPLVELAERLFGKGYDLRIYDANVNLSRLIGANREYIENRLPHLAQLLAESVGEVLEHAEVCLVGTGDPAVLSALPQGDGPVLVDLIRLPDAEARRAEPGYMGLAW; translated from the coding sequence ATGAGAGTCAGCGTTTTCGGGCTCGGCTACGTGGGCTGCGTATCGGCCGCGTGCCTGGCCGGCATGGGGCACGAGGTCATCGGGGTGGACGTCAACCAGGTGAAGGTCGACCTGGTCAACGACGGCAAGGCCCCGGTGGTCGAGGAGCGGATCGGGGAGCTCATCGCCGAGGTCGTGCGGACCGGAGCGTTACGCGCCACCGGCGACGTCCGCGAGGCGATCAGGAACAGCGAGGTGTCGCTGGTCTGCGTGGGCACGCCGTCGGAGCCCAACGGCAGCCTGTGCACCACGTATCTGGAGCGGGTCACCGAGCAGATCGGCGCCGCGCTGGCCGAGGGGGCCGGGCAGGGGGGCCGGCGGACCGTCGTGTTCCGCAGCACCATGCTCCCGGGCACCTGCCTGAACCTGCTGGTGCCGATCCTGGAGAAGAACGTGGGCGGCACGGCCGGGGTGGACTTCGGGGTCGCCGTCAACCCGGAGTTCCTGCGCGAGGGCACGAGCGTGCGGGACTTCTTCGACCCGCCCAAGACCGTCATCGGCGAGCTCGACCCGGCGAGCGGCGACGCGGTGGCGGCGCTGTACGACGGTGTGCCCGGCGAGGTGTTCCGGGTGCCGGTCCCGACGGCCGAGGCGATCAAATACGCGGACAACGCGTTCCACGGTCTCAAGATCGGCTTCGCGAACGAGCTGGGCGCGGTGTGCCAGGCGCTCGGGGTGGACTCGCACCAGGTGATGGACGTGTTCCTGGCCGACCGCAAGCTGAACATCAGCCCCGCCTATCTGCGGCCCGGCTTCGCCTTCGGTGGCTCCTGTCTGCCCAAGGACCTGCGCAGCCTGGTGTACGCGGCGCAGCGGGCCGATGTCTCGGTTCCCATTCTCGCCCACGTACTGCCCTCCAACTCCGACCATCTGCAACGCGCGGTGGACCTGGTCGAGCGCACCGGCAAGCGCCGGATCGGCATGTTCGGGCTGTCCTTCAAGCCCGGCACCGACGACCTCCGTGAGAGCCCGCTCGTCGAACTGGCCGAGCGGCTCTTCGGCAAGGGCTACGACCTGCGGATCTATGACGCCAACGTCAACCTCTCCCGGCTGATCGGCGCGAACCGCGAGTACATCGAGAACCGGCTGCCGCACCTCGCGCAGCTGCTCGCGGAATCCGTCGGCGAGGTGCTGGAGCACGCCGAGGTGTGCCTGGTCGGGACCGGGGATCCGGCCGTGCTGTCGGCACTGCCCCAGGGCGACGGTCCGGTGCTTGTCGACCTCATCCGCCTTCCCGACGCCGAGGCGCGCCGGGCCGAACCGGGGTACATGGGCCTTGCTTGGTGA